A genome region from Labilibaculum antarcticum includes the following:
- a CDS encoding alpha-1,3-galactosidase-related protein, which yields MKILISSIMLLFVLVACNSDENVKQINVADFGIAANTNQSVTALANQLIENLGDEPVKIVFPKGRYDFYPDSNYYKAYFETNTYDVNPKRLAILIEGKKNITIDAQGSDFIYHGHIQPFTLDHSENITIQNVNIDWDIPLTAESEVVEADSIHILVRIDTLQFPHRVHKKGLTFIGKNWEEEWKLSNGSWLIEYNNDHIIPAFTGGHGCVNGDIENVKYTETAPGLILMQADFTKTPAVGNHLIMRHSTRDHAGMFLFHSKNSKLENINVYHTSGLGILSQYCENIEMRNVNMIPNPHKKRYLSGHDDGLHFMGCKGEIIIDDCDAQGLMDDPINIHGTCVPIVDRINDYSLKCKFAHSMSCGLNWAEKGDKLSFIDKKSMNSIGNGMVKSFKLLTKDTIILEFESEIPKILNAGYSIENLSWTPNATITNCFVGSCRARGYLISTPGKVVIENNVFETSGSAILIAGDANNWYESGAVTDVTIRNNEFRTPCNSSFYQFCNAIISIYPEIPEPDSLRPFHKNIRIENNSFAPSDYPILYALSVDGLSFMNNIITRSYDYNPWHFQKASFLIDACLNVKISGNKIGEDVLGKNIVLKRMNRKEVDLDNEELTIQ from the coding sequence ATGAAAATATTAATATCATCTATAATGTTACTATTTGTTCTTGTTGCTTGTAACAGCGATGAGAATGTAAAACAAATAAATGTTGCTGATTTTGGAATTGCAGCCAATACAAATCAAAGTGTGACTGCTTTGGCAAATCAGTTAATTGAGAACCTGGGGGATGAGCCTGTGAAAATTGTTTTTCCAAAAGGGCGTTATGATTTTTACCCCGATTCAAACTATTACAAAGCCTATTTTGAAACCAATACCTACGATGTAAATCCTAAAAGATTAGCGATTTTGATTGAAGGGAAGAAAAATATTACGATAGATGCTCAAGGCTCCGATTTTATCTATCATGGACATATACAGCCATTCACCTTGGATCATTCTGAAAATATTACTATTCAGAATGTAAATATCGACTGGGATATTCCTTTAACCGCTGAATCGGAAGTTGTTGAGGCTGATTCAATCCATATTTTAGTTCGAATTGATACTCTTCAATTTCCCCATAGAGTTCATAAAAAAGGATTGACTTTTATTGGTAAGAATTGGGAAGAGGAATGGAAACTTTCAAATGGCTCATGGTTGATTGAATACAACAATGATCACATAATTCCAGCATTTACAGGGGGACATGGTTGTGTGAATGGAGATATAGAGAATGTAAAATATACCGAAACAGCGCCAGGCCTTATTTTAATGCAGGCGGATTTCACCAAAACACCTGCTGTTGGGAATCATTTAATCATGCGGCATAGTACCCGGGATCATGCAGGAATGTTTTTATTTCACAGTAAAAATTCGAAACTGGAAAATATTAATGTATATCACACTTCTGGCCTGGGTATTCTTTCTCAATATTGTGAAAACATAGAGATGAGAAATGTAAATATGATACCGAATCCACACAAAAAAAGATACCTAAGTGGCCATGATGATGGTTTGCATTTTATGGGATGCAAGGGAGAAATTATTATTGATGATTGTGACGCCCAGGGTTTAATGGATGATCCAATTAATATTCATGGAACCTGTGTTCCTATTGTTGATAGAATAAATGATTACTCGTTGAAATGTAAGTTCGCACACAGCATGAGTTGTGGATTAAATTGGGCTGAGAAAGGGGATAAACTTAGTTTTATTGATAAAAAATCAATGAATTCCATTGGCAATGGAATGGTTAAAAGCTTCAAACTTTTAACAAAAGATACTATCATACTCGAATTTGAATCCGAAATACCTAAAATTTTAAATGCCGGATATTCTATTGAGAATTTAAGTTGGACACCTAATGCTACCATAACAAATTGTTTTGTGGGGAGCTGCAGAGCTCGGGGGTATCTAATTTCTACACCAGGCAAAGTAGTGATTGAAAATAATGTATTCGAAACGAGTGGTTCTGCCATTTTAATTGCGGGAGATGCTAATAATTGGTACGAAAGCGGTGCTGTTACAGATGTTACCATTAGAAACAATGAGTTTAGAACACCTTGTAATTCTTCCTTTTATCAATTCTGTAATGCAATTATTAGTATTTACCCCGAAATTCCTGAGCCGGATTCATTGCGCCCATTTCATAAAAATATAAGAATCGAAAATAATTCATTTGCACCATCCGATTATCCTATTCTGTACGCCTTATCAGTTGATGGTTTAAGTTTCATGAACAACATCATTACACGTAGCTACGACTACAATCCCTGGCACTTTCAAAAGGCTTCTTTTTTGATTGATGCATGTTTGAATGTGAAAATATCCGGAAATAAAATAGGTGAGGATGTCTTGGGTAAGAATATTGTGTTAAAAAGAATGAACAGGAAGGAAGTAGATTTGGATAATGAAGAGTTGACGATTCAGTAA
- a CDS encoding sugar porter family MFS transporter, with protein MLLKMIKFNSKYIFAISMVSAMGGLLFGYDWVVIGGAKPFYEKFFDIAQSPNLQGWAMSCALVGCLLGSIISGILSDRFGRKKLLIFSAFLFLISALGTGYSDIFNVFVFYRILGGIGIGLASNLSPMYIAEVSPASMRGRFVSLNQLTIVIGILAAQLVNWQIADVVTVDASDAEILASWNGQVGWRWMFWAELFPAGLFLVLMFFVPESPRWLAKNGAEKTVEKILTRIGGTIYAQSEYVSIKESLSLSPEKVNWRQLFDPKLKKVLLIGIVLAAFQQWCGINVIFNYADEIFTAAGYGVSDILFNIVITGSVNLLFTFVAIYTVDRFGRRNLMLIGAGGLAGIYALMGAAYYFQFSGFILLFLVILAIACYAMSLAPITWVVLSEIFPNKIRGGAMAVATVSLWTASFLLTYSFPFLNKLLNASGTFWLYGLISVMGFLFIWKKLPETKGKTLEEIEHELIK; from the coding sequence ATACTTTTAAAAATGATTAAATTTAATTCGAAATATATTTTTGCTATTTCTATGGTTTCAGCCATGGGAGGCTTACTATTTGGGTATGATTGGGTGGTTATTGGTGGTGCAAAGCCATTTTACGAGAAATTCTTTGATATAGCACAATCGCCTAATTTACAAGGATGGGCAATGAGTTGTGCTTTGGTTGGCTGTTTGTTAGGATCAATTATTTCCGGAATTTTAAGTGATCGCTTTGGGCGTAAAAAATTATTGATATTTTCGGCTTTTTTATTCTTAATATCAGCCTTAGGAACAGGTTATTCCGATATATTTAATGTTTTTGTTTTTTATAGGATATTAGGAGGTATTGGTATTGGGTTAGCATCGAATTTATCGCCCATGTATATTGCAGAGGTTTCCCCTGCAAGTATGAGAGGGCGTTTTGTTTCTTTGAATCAGTTAACTATTGTAATTGGTATTTTGGCTGCACAATTGGTTAATTGGCAAATTGCCGATGTGGTGACAGTTGATGCTTCGGATGCTGAAATACTTGCTTCATGGAATGGCCAAGTTGGTTGGCGTTGGATGTTTTGGGCTGAATTATTTCCTGCAGGTTTGTTTTTAGTTTTGATGTTTTTTGTACCTGAGAGTCCTCGTTGGTTGGCTAAAAACGGAGCAGAAAAAACGGTTGAAAAGATTCTGACTCGTATTGGAGGAACTATTTATGCCCAATCAGAATATGTAAGTATTAAGGAATCTTTAAGCTTGTCTCCAGAGAAAGTAAACTGGCGTCAATTGTTTGATCCAAAATTGAAAAAAGTATTACTTATTGGTATTGTATTAGCAGCTTTTCAGCAGTGGTGTGGTATTAATGTCATCTTTAATTATGCCGATGAAATTTTTACAGCGGCAGGTTATGGAGTTTCTGATATTCTATTCAATATTGTGATTACTGGTAGTGTAAATCTCTTATTCACTTTTGTAGCAATTTACACCGTAGATCGCTTTGGAAGACGAAATTTGATGCTTATTGGTGCTGGAGGATTAGCAGGTATCTATGCACTTATGGGAGCAGCATATTACTTCCAGTTTAGTGGATTTATCTTGCTTTTCTTGGTTATTTTAGCAATTGCTTGCTATGCAATGTCATTGGCTCCTATTACGTGGGTTGTTTTATCTGAAATATTTCCCAATAAAATTCGTGGAGGCGCAATGGCTGTGGCCACAGTTTCGCTTTGGACAGCAAGTTTTCTTCTTACATATTCTTTTCCTTTTCTTAATAAATTGCTTAATGCCTCAGGTACATTTTGGTTGTATGGATTGATATCCGTTATGGGATTTTTATTTATTTGGAAAAAACTTCCTGAAACAAAAGGTAAAACATTAGAAGAAATAGAACATGAGCTAATCAAGTAG
- a CDS encoding AraC family transcriptional regulator: MKKKEGFTGQRTVIIPQFILNELRNDELGCQLYLSDIGFYPYAKSHQRSRNEGCKQNIFIYCTQGEGWLSIAGKITPIKANQYFIIPEGTPHDYGSNNNNPWSIYWLHYSGHLATHFDDPSGKVKIKNIPIVAMTNDRIQLFEEIIQNLEMGYSQENLYYANICLWHFLASFKYPSQFGQIRTKPEKDLIETSIIYMRENLSNKLNLETLASHSGLSPSHYSMLFRHKTKRPPMDYLIHLRIQKACQILDATKRRINDVGNHVGYEDPYYFSRIFKKVVGISPAQYRKEPKG; this comes from the coding sequence ATGAAAAAGAAAGAGGGCTTTACAGGTCAACGAACAGTTATTATTCCTCAATTCATTCTCAACGAACTTCGTAATGATGAATTAGGGTGTCAACTCTATCTGAGTGATATAGGATTTTATCCATATGCTAAATCACACCAACGTTCGCGAAATGAAGGATGCAAGCAAAATATATTTATTTACTGTACCCAAGGAGAAGGTTGGCTTTCTATTGCTGGTAAAATAACACCTATTAAAGCCAATCAGTATTTCATTATCCCCGAAGGAACTCCCCATGACTACGGAAGCAACAACAATAATCCATGGAGTATTTACTGGTTACACTACTCCGGGCATTTAGCAACTCATTTTGATGATCCCTCAGGAAAAGTTAAAATAAAAAATATTCCTATTGTAGCAATGACTAACGATAGAATTCAACTTTTTGAGGAAATCATTCAAAACCTGGAAATGGGTTATAGTCAGGAAAATCTATATTATGCCAATATCTGTTTGTGGCACTTTTTAGCTTCTTTCAAATATCCGAGTCAATTTGGACAAATACGAACAAAACCTGAAAAAGATCTGATTGAAACCTCAATCATTTATATGCGTGAAAATCTATCAAATAAACTAAATCTTGAAACTCTTGCAAGCCACTCGGGACTCTCGCCCTCCCATTATTCAATGCTATTTCGACATAAAACAAAACGTCCGCCCATGGACTATCTCATTCATTTACGCATACAAAAGGCCTGTCAGATACTTGATGCTACAAAGCGTCGTATTAATGACGTGGGTAATCATGTTGGATATGAAGATCCTTATTACTTCTCTCGTATCTTCAAAAAAGTTGTCGGGATCTCTCCTGCACAATATCGTAAAGAACCAAAAGGGTAA
- a CDS encoding RagB/SusD family nutrient uptake outer membrane protein translates to MKNIIKLFIGASLLIGTGCSDDFLDKSPQGSLDPSKVDASQLQNLRNSVYNQVIGSDVAFYEGYADNGYSRNSWDSHGAKIQTNTVSGSESFGYGEWKNYGDMGNTYGSVRVCNLIINKVDEFDKVDEALRSKYKSEARVMRAWHYTNLTLFYGDISLVKTVENEFEILTREPKEEVRAWILQEFDEAIALLPEVNDPGRFTKSIAYALKARSAYYFGDYTAAEGAAKYVIDNGGYQLYTIGELTDEMKKDAEFFKSLVDFDQLGIDENAFIKGVFNYMNLWHVDGNTETILAKEYAANEDFGDFNPVTSFLSPNLTSKQGWATIAPIQDLVDVYWMGDGKTKPALSPITSRVEDFKALKSEVRTIQNGADGNESTVEDNISFSDAVSTIKDELANKKYMQQFLNRDSRMYASIVFPFSAVNTFVDDSYFEYRHDNNNYGQTGFVFRKMSGGDDVASVWGDAYHMSGADFPVIRLAEMYLIYAEAHTQTTGFDGSVSGVLNELRTRCGMPNVPAGLGKDAGVNFIRRERRVELAGEGLRYFDIRLYEDSERNGGIKGDQAASVVMNGQTLDPIGNNSANKVWAPRLMLMPIPTLTMDKNPDIIQNDGY, encoded by the coding sequence ATGAAAAATATTATAAAACTCTTTATTGGTGCAAGTCTTTTGATAGGGACGGGTTGTTCAGATGATTTTCTGGATAAATCACCACAGGGGTCTTTAGATCCATCAAAAGTAGATGCCTCTCAATTACAGAATTTAAGAAATTCAGTCTACAACCAGGTTATTGGTTCTGATGTTGCTTTTTATGAAGGATACGCTGACAATGGTTATTCACGTAATTCCTGGGATAGTCACGGAGCTAAAATTCAAACGAATACCGTTTCCGGATCTGAAAGTTTTGGATATGGAGAATGGAAGAATTATGGTGATATGGGCAATACCTATGGTTCTGTAAGAGTTTGTAACCTGATTATTAATAAGGTTGATGAGTTTGACAAGGTTGATGAGGCACTTCGCAGCAAGTATAAAAGTGAAGCTCGTGTTATGAGAGCTTGGCATTATACAAATTTGACTCTGTTTTATGGTGATATTTCCTTGGTGAAAACTGTTGAGAATGAATTTGAAATTTTAACTAGAGAACCAAAAGAAGAGGTTCGCGCATGGATTCTTCAGGAGTTCGACGAAGCAATTGCTTTACTTCCGGAAGTAAATGACCCTGGTCGTTTTACAAAGTCTATAGCTTATGCATTAAAGGCTCGTTCAGCTTACTATTTTGGTGATTACACAGCTGCTGAAGGTGCCGCGAAATACGTTATTGATAACGGGGGTTACCAACTTTACACCATTGGAGAATTAACTGATGAGATGAAAAAGGATGCTGAATTTTTTAAATCATTGGTAGATTTTGATCAATTAGGTATTGATGAGAATGCGTTCATTAAAGGGGTTTTTAACTACATGAACTTGTGGCATGTAGATGGTAATACAGAAACAATACTGGCAAAAGAATATGCGGCAAATGAGGATTTTGGCGATTTTAACCCTGTAACTTCTTTCTTGTCTCCAAATTTAACGAGCAAGCAAGGTTGGGCAACTATTGCTCCAATTCAAGACTTGGTTGACGTTTACTGGATGGGTGATGGAAAAACAAAACCTGCTCTGTCACCAATTACTAGTCGTGTAGAAGATTTTAAAGCCTTAAAGAGCGAAGTTAGAACCATTCAGAATGGTGCCGATGGCAATGAAAGTACGGTAGAGGATAATATCTCATTTAGTGATGCCGTTTCAACGATTAAAGATGAATTGGCTAATAAAAAATACATGCAGCAATTTCTTAACCGCGATAGTAGAATGTATGCTTCAATAGTTTTTCCTTTTTCGGCGGTAAATACCTTTGTTGATGACAGTTATTTTGAATACAGGCATGATAATAACAATTACGGACAAACCGGTTTTGTTTTTCGTAAAATGAGTGGTGGTGATGATGTTGCCTCAGTATGGGGCGATGCTTACCATATGAGTGGAGCAGATTTTCCGGTAATTCGTTTAGCAGAGATGTATTTGATCTATGCAGAAGCCCACACTCAAACAACAGGCTTTGACGGAAGTGTTTCTGGTGTCTTAAATGAATTACGTACTCGTTGCGGAATGCCAAATGTGCCTGCCGGTTTAGGTAAAGATGCTGGTGTTAATTTTATCCGTCGTGAAAGACGTGTTGAATTAGCTGGAGAAGGTCTGCGTTATTTTGATATTCGTCTTTATGAGGATTCTGAACGTAATGGTGGAATAAAAGGCGATCAGGCAGCAAGTGTTGTGATGAATGGTCAAACCTTAGATCCTATTGGAAACAATAGTGCTAATAAAGTTTGGGCACCTCGATTGATGTTGATGCCGATTCCAACCTTAACGATGGATAAAAATCCAGATATTATACAAAATGATGGTTATTAG